A single Populus alba chromosome 7, ASM523922v2, whole genome shotgun sequence DNA region contains:
- the LOC118047891 gene encoding uncharacterized protein isoform X2: MDDFHTLTITPRQQHKHNLSMLCLRGLFHQVKAFHVILVLSCNLLCFSMCGPCLTNGLQKPAEYDSCGSYGDNGAVGFQDISVGDTSLGYAAGSSMTLLNFENICTNSHSFCFLSTLPGFSSKEHKLNVASLEVSGSPSDGSLFVGQIQGSRWAENKSWSLDYGMFQLLNGQTVSCSMNSREDVDELSSMQTNSCDQCDPSSCKGPLLIQKRTSARLRKKSEMMKSSSFDASPNVEVSPPVLDWGQRHLYFPSVASLTVANTCNDSILHVYEPFSTDTQFYPCNFSEVLLGPGEVASICFVFLPRWLGLSSAHLILQTSSGGFLVQVKGYAVESPYNISPLSSLDAPSSGRLRKNFSLLNPFDEILYVKEVNVWISVSQGNISHNTEATCSLENLGGPDGLSLLGVKDWLVVRSAQNGFPWMAMRPQENWEIGPHSSETIMEIDFSVESEGNVFGAFCMQLLRSSQDRTETVMFPLELELDGKVGISGSVSFETLVPFDVGNTVVVAIALRNRAPHVLSVVKISEVAAAKVFQIKYIEGLLLFPSTVTQVATVTCTQLLVELHDSPSEMSNMNKDCKLVLLTNDSSTPHIEIPCQDIFHVCLKRQKDSFIGYDNHSDGAETGNRRTGSLDSGKQSLSEIKALEIAEADEFVLGNWKSQGTTSGMSVLDDHEVVFPMVQVGTYHPRWITVKNPSEHPVVMQLILNSGEIIDECRGTDGSLEPPSSNIFVYTELTAPTRYGFSMAESALTEAYVHPYGKAYFGPVFFYPSNRCGWRSSALIRNNLSGVEWLSLRGFGGSLSLVLLDGSEPVQSIEFNLNLPMPLNISRMDGLFNMEETTYICSVSSSKELYAKNMGDLPLEVKSIEVSGSECGLDGFIVHACKGFSLEPGESTKLLISYQSDFSAAMVHRDLELALDSGILVIPIKASLPLYMYNLCKKSVFWMRLKKFSAAVLLATSLMILIFCCIFPQVIAFGSQDYYFNSKESSSATVGSAGKTSRMHRNQRKSKFSESRGMDNLLSSVHRNQRKSKFSESRGMDSLLSSVGEDKASNQESIGKYADGHDGALEQGLTIKNLASTLENHKEGNILSYTEEDKSVAVENSDTLNAPQPPNLTVRTGKEKGRRRRKRKGVSACLAGLLEVSSSQSGNSTPSSPLSPVSATPNRLWSPSSDVESVGVRNPFTLAAGQQFERFQVSKSASKMVVVEPKGSIKYHSYNYFLATQERPSAAFPCSGGAAPTLHYSSPLSSTSTIAPIVRAPGAKLLNQRSVEVNEKLGDEYTYDIWGDHFSGLHLAGSPKDTTMKTIATEGNSDTFFVRGPQALMKKSQPKSQ, from the exons ATGGATGACTTCCATACCTTAACAATCACACCTCGTCAACAACATAAGCACAACCTCTCCATGCTCTGCCTCCG GGGATTGTTTCACCAGGTCAAAGCATTTCATGTTATTCTGGTTCTGTCATGTAACCTTTTATGCTTTTCCATGTGCGGACCGTGCTTGACGAATGGATTGCAGAAACCAGCAGAATATGATTCATGTGGGTCCTATGGAGATAATGGTGCTGTGGGATTTCAAGATATTAGCGTTGGTGATACTAGTTTGGGCTATGCAGCAGGAAGTTCTATGACCCTTCTAAATTTTGAGAATATTTGTACCAATTCTCATTCATTCTGCTTCCTTTCAACATTACCTGGTTTTTCATCAAAAGAGCACAAGCTTAATGTAGCTTCTTTAGAAGTTTCTGGGAGTCCGTCTGATGGTTCATTATTTGTAGGACAAATTCAGGGTAGCAGGTGGGCAGAGAACAAGAGCTGGTCATTGGATTATGGTATGTTCCAGTTATTGAATGGCCAGACTGTTTCCTGTTCCATGAACTCTAGAGAAGATGTTGATGAGTTATCATCAATGCAAACCAATAGTTGTGACCAATGCGATCCTTCTTCATGTAAAGGTCCTTTATTAATTCAGAAGAGAACAAGTGCCAGGCTGAGGAAAAAGTCTGAGATGATGAAATCTAGTTCTTTTGATGCTTCTCCCAATGTAGAAGTTAGCCCTCCTGTACTTGATTGGGGGCAGAGGCATTTATATTTTCCCTCAGTAGCATCCTTAACAGTGGCAAATACCTGTAATGACAGCATTTTACATGTCTACGAACCATTTAGCACTGATACACAATTCTATCCTTGCAATTTTAGTGAGGTTTTGTTAGGACCAGGCGAAGTAGcttcaatttgttttgtgtttttgccTAGGTGGTTGGGTTTGTCCTCAGCTCATCTGATCTTGCAAACGAGCTCTGGTGGATTCCTGGTACAGGTTAAGGGCTATGCAGTTGAGTCGCCATACAATATTAGTCCTTTATCCAGCCTGGATGCTCCTTCTAGTGGACGGTTGAGgaagaatttttctttgttgaaccCTTTTGATGAAATCCTCTACGTGAAGGAAGTAAATGTATGGATATCAGTTTCTCAAGGGAATATTTCGCATAACACTGAAGCAACCTGCAGTTTAGAAAATTTGGGAGGTCCTGATGGGCTCAGCCTCTTGGGTGTTAAGGATTGGTTGGTTGTTAGAAGCGCTCAAAATGGTTTTCCATGGATGGCTATGAGGCCCCAAGAAAATTGGGAGATTGGTCCTCATAGCAGTGAAACCATTATGGAGATAGACTTCTCAGTTGAATCTGAAGGAAATGTTTTCGGTGCTTTTTGTATGCAGTTGCTAAGGTCCTCTCAAGACAGGACCGAAACTGTTATGTTTCCTCTTGAACTTGAACTGGATGGAAAAGTAGGCATTTCTGGTTCAGTTTCTTTTGAAACTCTGGTTCCATTTGATGTTGGCAACACTGTTGTTGTTGCTATCGCACTGAGAAATAGAGCTCCTCATGTGTTAAGTGTTGTCAAAATCAGTGAAGTTGCAGCAGCAAAGGTTTTCCAAATCAAGTACATTGAAGGACTGTTGCTTTTCCCCAGCACTGTCACACAAGTTGCTACAGTTACATGTACTCAGCTACTTGTTGAATTACATGATTCTCCATCTGAAATGTCAAATATGAACAAAGACTGCAAACTAGTTTTACTGACAAATGACTCCAGTACTCCTCATATTGAAATTCCTTGCCAGGATATATTCCATGTTTGTTTGAAACGTCAAAAGGATTCATTCATTGGATACGACAATCATTCTGACGGGGCTGAAACTGGAAATAGAAGGACAGGGTCATTGGACAGTGGCAAGCAGTCGCTGTCAGAGATTAAG GCATTGGAGATAGCAGAAGCAGATGAATTTGTACTGGGTAATTGGAAATCTCAAGGTACCACAAGTGGCATGTCTGTGCTTGATGATCATGAGGTGGTGTTCCCAATGGTTCAGGTTGGAACTTATCACCCTAGGTGGATCACTGTAAAGAATCCTAGTGAACATCCAGTTGTAATGCAGCTCATTCTTAACTCAGGAGAAATTATTGATGAGTGTAGGGGCACAGATGGTTCTTTGGAGCCCccttcatcaaatatttttgtctATACTGAATTGACTGCTCCTACTAGGTATGGATTCTCAATGGCAGAGAGTGCACTAACAGAAGCTTATGTTCACCCTTATGGTAAAGCATATTTTGGGCCAGTATtcttttacccttcaaatcgcTGCGGGTGGAGAAGTTCAGCCCTGATAAGAAATAATCTCTCTGGTGTGGAGTGGTTATCTTTGAGAGGATTTGGAGGGTCACTTTCCCTAGTCCTGCTTGATGGTTCAGAGCCTGTTCAGAGCATAGAATTTAATCTGAACTTGCCAATGCCCCTAAATATCTCTCGTATGGATGGGCTATTTAACATGGAAGAGACTACTTATATTTGTTCTGTGTCCTCGTCTAAAGAGCTGTATGCCAAGAACATGGGAGACTTGCCACTTGAGGTTAAAAGTATTGAAGTTTCTGGGTCTGAGTGTGGGTTGGATGGATTTATCGTTCACGCTTGTAAAGGATTCTCTCTTGAACCTGGGGAGTCAACAAAGCTTCTGATCTCATACCAGTCCGATTTTTCCGCAGCTATGGTGCACAGAGATCTTGAACTGGCCTTGGATAGTGGAATTCTTGTGATACCCATAAAGGCAAGTCTTCCTTTGTACATGTACAATCTCTGTAAAAAATCAGTATTCTGGATGCGGTTGAAGAAATTCTCTGCAGCAGTCCTCCTCGCCACTTCCTTAATGATTCTGATATTCTGTTGCATATTTCCCCAAGTGATTGCTTTTGGCTCCCAGGATTACTATTTTAACAGCAAGGAAAGCTCCTCTGCTACTGTAGGAAGTGCAGGAAAAACTTCTCGTATGCATCGTAACCAGAGAAAGAGTAAGTTCTCTGAGTCTAGGGGAATGGACAATTTGTTATCGTCTGTGCATCGTAACCAGAGAAAGAGTAAGTTCTCTGAGTCTAGGGGAATGGACAGTTTGTTATCGTCTGTCGGGGAAGACAAGGCCTCTAATCAGGAATCTATTGGTAAATATGCTGATGGTCATGATGGAGCCTTAGAACAGGGGCTAACCATTAAGAATTTGGCATCAACTCTAGAAAATCACAAAGAAGGTAACATTTTGTCATATACTGAAGAGGACAAATCTGTAGCGGTTGAGAATTCTGATACACTCAATGCTCCCCAACCTCCCAACCTTACAGTCAGGACCggaaaagagaaaggaagaaggcGAAGAAAGAGGAAGGGTGTTAGTGCATGTTTAGCAGGACTGCTTGAAGTTTCGAGTAGTCAAAGTGGAAATTCTACACCTTCATCTCCTTTGTCGCCTGTATCTGCAACACCCAATCGACTGTGGTCGCCATCTTCTGATGTGGAAAGTGTTGGGGTTAGAAATCCATTCACTCTAGCAGCAGGCCAACAGTTTGAGAGGTTTCAAGTTTCTAAATCTGCTTCCAAGATGGTTGTTGTGGAGCCCAAGGGTTCAATTAAATACCACAGTTACAACTACTTTTTGGCTACTCAAGAGCGACCTTCTGCTGCCTTTCCTTGTTCTGGTGGTGCTGCCCCTACTCTGCATTACTCTTCTCCCttgtcatcaacatcaacaattGCACCTATTGTGCGAGCTCCTGGGGCAAAACTTTTAAACCAAAGAAGTGTTGAAGTAAATGAAAAGTTGGGGGATGAATATACATATGATATCTGGGGTGACCATTTTTCTGGTCTCCATTTAGCGGGTAGTCCAAAGGATACAACCATGAAAACAATAGCAACAGAAGGCAATTCCGATACCTTCTTTGTAAGGGGTCCACAAGCCCTCATGAAAAAATCTCAACCAAAATCT CAGTAA
- the LOC118047891 gene encoding uncharacterized protein isoform X3 translates to MDDFHTLTITPRQQHKHNLSMLCLRGLFHQVKAFHVILVLSCNLLCFSMCGPCLTNGLQKPAEYDSCGSYGDNGAVGFQDISVGDTSLGYAAGSSMTLLNFENICTNSHSFCFLSTLPGFSSKEHKLNVASLEVSGSPSDGSLFVGQIQGSRWAENKSWSLDYGMFQLLNGQTVSCSMNSREDVDELSSMQTNSCDQCDPSSCKGPLLIQKRTSARLRKKSEMMKSSSFDASPNVEVSPPVLDWGQRHLYFPSVASLTVANTCNDSILHVYEPFSTDTQFYPCNFSEVLLGPGEVASICFVFLPRWLGLSSAHLILQTSSGGFLVQVKGYAVESPYNISPLSSLDAPSSGRLRKNFSLLNPFDEILYVKEVNVWISVSQGNISHNTEATCSLENLGGPDGLSLLGVKDWLVVRSAQNGFPWMAMRPQENWEIGPHSSETIMEIDFSVESEGNVFGAFCMQLLRSSQDRTETVMFPLELELDGKVGISGSVSFETLVPFDVGNTVVVAIALRNRAPHVLSVVKISEVAAAKVFQIKYIEGLLLFPSTVTQVATVTCTQLLVELHDSPSEMSNMNKDCKLVLLTNDSSTPHIEIPCQDIFHVCLKRQKDSFIGYDNHSDGAETGNRRTGSLDSGKQSLSEIKALEIAEADEFVLGNWKSQGTTSGMSVLDDHEVVFPMVQVGTYHPRWITVKNPSEHPVVMQLILNSGEIIDECRGTDGSLEPPSSNIFVYTELTAPTRYGFSMAESALTEAYVHPYGKAYFGPVFFYPSNRCGWRSSALIRNNLSGVEWLSLRGFGGSLSLVLLDGSEPVQSIEFNLNLPMPLNISRMDGLFNMEETTYICSVSSSKELYAKNMGDLPLEVKSIEVSGSECGLDGFIVHACKGFSLEPGESTKLLISYQSDFSAAMVHRDLELALDSGILVIPIKASLPLYMYNLCKKSVFWMRLKKFSAAVLLATSLMILIFCCIFPQVIAFGSQDYYFNSKESSSATVGSAGKTSRMHRNQRKSKFSESRGMDNLLSSVHRNQRKSKFSESRGMDSLLSSVGEDKASNQESIGKYADGHDGALEQGLTIKNLASTLENHKEGNILSYTEEDKSVAVENSDTLNAPQPPNLTVRTGKEKGRRRRKRKGVSACLAGLLEVSSSQSGNSTPSSPLSPVSATPNRLWSPSSDVESVGVRNPFTLAAGQQFERFQVSKSASKMVVVEPKGSIKYHSYNYFLATQERPSAAFPCSGGAAPTLHYSSPLSSTSTIAPIVRAPGAKLLNQRSVEVNEKLGDEYTYDIWGDHFSGLHLAGSPKDTTMKTIATEGNSDTFFVRGPQALMKKSQPKS, encoded by the exons ATGGATGACTTCCATACCTTAACAATCACACCTCGTCAACAACATAAGCACAACCTCTCCATGCTCTGCCTCCG GGGATTGTTTCACCAGGTCAAAGCATTTCATGTTATTCTGGTTCTGTCATGTAACCTTTTATGCTTTTCCATGTGCGGACCGTGCTTGACGAATGGATTGCAGAAACCAGCAGAATATGATTCATGTGGGTCCTATGGAGATAATGGTGCTGTGGGATTTCAAGATATTAGCGTTGGTGATACTAGTTTGGGCTATGCAGCAGGAAGTTCTATGACCCTTCTAAATTTTGAGAATATTTGTACCAATTCTCATTCATTCTGCTTCCTTTCAACATTACCTGGTTTTTCATCAAAAGAGCACAAGCTTAATGTAGCTTCTTTAGAAGTTTCTGGGAGTCCGTCTGATGGTTCATTATTTGTAGGACAAATTCAGGGTAGCAGGTGGGCAGAGAACAAGAGCTGGTCATTGGATTATGGTATGTTCCAGTTATTGAATGGCCAGACTGTTTCCTGTTCCATGAACTCTAGAGAAGATGTTGATGAGTTATCATCAATGCAAACCAATAGTTGTGACCAATGCGATCCTTCTTCATGTAAAGGTCCTTTATTAATTCAGAAGAGAACAAGTGCCAGGCTGAGGAAAAAGTCTGAGATGATGAAATCTAGTTCTTTTGATGCTTCTCCCAATGTAGAAGTTAGCCCTCCTGTACTTGATTGGGGGCAGAGGCATTTATATTTTCCCTCAGTAGCATCCTTAACAGTGGCAAATACCTGTAATGACAGCATTTTACATGTCTACGAACCATTTAGCACTGATACACAATTCTATCCTTGCAATTTTAGTGAGGTTTTGTTAGGACCAGGCGAAGTAGcttcaatttgttttgtgtttttgccTAGGTGGTTGGGTTTGTCCTCAGCTCATCTGATCTTGCAAACGAGCTCTGGTGGATTCCTGGTACAGGTTAAGGGCTATGCAGTTGAGTCGCCATACAATATTAGTCCTTTATCCAGCCTGGATGCTCCTTCTAGTGGACGGTTGAGgaagaatttttctttgttgaaccCTTTTGATGAAATCCTCTACGTGAAGGAAGTAAATGTATGGATATCAGTTTCTCAAGGGAATATTTCGCATAACACTGAAGCAACCTGCAGTTTAGAAAATTTGGGAGGTCCTGATGGGCTCAGCCTCTTGGGTGTTAAGGATTGGTTGGTTGTTAGAAGCGCTCAAAATGGTTTTCCATGGATGGCTATGAGGCCCCAAGAAAATTGGGAGATTGGTCCTCATAGCAGTGAAACCATTATGGAGATAGACTTCTCAGTTGAATCTGAAGGAAATGTTTTCGGTGCTTTTTGTATGCAGTTGCTAAGGTCCTCTCAAGACAGGACCGAAACTGTTATGTTTCCTCTTGAACTTGAACTGGATGGAAAAGTAGGCATTTCTGGTTCAGTTTCTTTTGAAACTCTGGTTCCATTTGATGTTGGCAACACTGTTGTTGTTGCTATCGCACTGAGAAATAGAGCTCCTCATGTGTTAAGTGTTGTCAAAATCAGTGAAGTTGCAGCAGCAAAGGTTTTCCAAATCAAGTACATTGAAGGACTGTTGCTTTTCCCCAGCACTGTCACACAAGTTGCTACAGTTACATGTACTCAGCTACTTGTTGAATTACATGATTCTCCATCTGAAATGTCAAATATGAACAAAGACTGCAAACTAGTTTTACTGACAAATGACTCCAGTACTCCTCATATTGAAATTCCTTGCCAGGATATATTCCATGTTTGTTTGAAACGTCAAAAGGATTCATTCATTGGATACGACAATCATTCTGACGGGGCTGAAACTGGAAATAGAAGGACAGGGTCATTGGACAGTGGCAAGCAGTCGCTGTCAGAGATTAAG GCATTGGAGATAGCAGAAGCAGATGAATTTGTACTGGGTAATTGGAAATCTCAAGGTACCACAAGTGGCATGTCTGTGCTTGATGATCATGAGGTGGTGTTCCCAATGGTTCAGGTTGGAACTTATCACCCTAGGTGGATCACTGTAAAGAATCCTAGTGAACATCCAGTTGTAATGCAGCTCATTCTTAACTCAGGAGAAATTATTGATGAGTGTAGGGGCACAGATGGTTCTTTGGAGCCCccttcatcaaatatttttgtctATACTGAATTGACTGCTCCTACTAGGTATGGATTCTCAATGGCAGAGAGTGCACTAACAGAAGCTTATGTTCACCCTTATGGTAAAGCATATTTTGGGCCAGTATtcttttacccttcaaatcgcTGCGGGTGGAGAAGTTCAGCCCTGATAAGAAATAATCTCTCTGGTGTGGAGTGGTTATCTTTGAGAGGATTTGGAGGGTCACTTTCCCTAGTCCTGCTTGATGGTTCAGAGCCTGTTCAGAGCATAGAATTTAATCTGAACTTGCCAATGCCCCTAAATATCTCTCGTATGGATGGGCTATTTAACATGGAAGAGACTACTTATATTTGTTCTGTGTCCTCGTCTAAAGAGCTGTATGCCAAGAACATGGGAGACTTGCCACTTGAGGTTAAAAGTATTGAAGTTTCTGGGTCTGAGTGTGGGTTGGATGGATTTATCGTTCACGCTTGTAAAGGATTCTCTCTTGAACCTGGGGAGTCAACAAAGCTTCTGATCTCATACCAGTCCGATTTTTCCGCAGCTATGGTGCACAGAGATCTTGAACTGGCCTTGGATAGTGGAATTCTTGTGATACCCATAAAGGCAAGTCTTCCTTTGTACATGTACAATCTCTGTAAAAAATCAGTATTCTGGATGCGGTTGAAGAAATTCTCTGCAGCAGTCCTCCTCGCCACTTCCTTAATGATTCTGATATTCTGTTGCATATTTCCCCAAGTGATTGCTTTTGGCTCCCAGGATTACTATTTTAACAGCAAGGAAAGCTCCTCTGCTACTGTAGGAAGTGCAGGAAAAACTTCTCGTATGCATCGTAACCAGAGAAAGAGTAAGTTCTCTGAGTCTAGGGGAATGGACAATTTGTTATCGTCTGTGCATCGTAACCAGAGAAAGAGTAAGTTCTCTGAGTCTAGGGGAATGGACAGTTTGTTATCGTCTGTCGGGGAAGACAAGGCCTCTAATCAGGAATCTATTGGTAAATATGCTGATGGTCATGATGGAGCCTTAGAACAGGGGCTAACCATTAAGAATTTGGCATCAACTCTAGAAAATCACAAAGAAGGTAACATTTTGTCATATACTGAAGAGGACAAATCTGTAGCGGTTGAGAATTCTGATACACTCAATGCTCCCCAACCTCCCAACCTTACAGTCAGGACCggaaaagagaaaggaagaaggcGAAGAAAGAGGAAGGGTGTTAGTGCATGTTTAGCAGGACTGCTTGAAGTTTCGAGTAGTCAAAGTGGAAATTCTACACCTTCATCTCCTTTGTCGCCTGTATCTGCAACACCCAATCGACTGTGGTCGCCATCTTCTGATGTGGAAAGTGTTGGGGTTAGAAATCCATTCACTCTAGCAGCAGGCCAACAGTTTGAGAGGTTTCAAGTTTCTAAATCTGCTTCCAAGATGGTTGTTGTGGAGCCCAAGGGTTCAATTAAATACCACAGTTACAACTACTTTTTGGCTACTCAAGAGCGACCTTCTGCTGCCTTTCCTTGTTCTGGTGGTGCTGCCCCTACTCTGCATTACTCTTCTCCCttgtcatcaacatcaacaattGCACCTATTGTGCGAGCTCCTGGGGCAAAACTTTTAAACCAAAGAAGTGTTGAAGTAAATGAAAAGTTGGGGGATGAATATACATATGATATCTGGGGTGACCATTTTTCTGGTCTCCATTTAGCGGGTAGTCCAAAGGATACAACCATGAAAACAATAGCAACAGAAGGCAATTCCGATACCTTCTTTGTAAGGGGTCCACAAGCCCTCATGAAAAAATCTCAACCAAAATCT TAA